GTACTATTGAGACCCTCCCTTTACAAGTAAGAGTGGCggtggggaagaaagagagaaaaggccgggcagtggtggtgcacgcctttaatcccagcatctgggaggcagaggcaggcagatctctgtgagttcgaggccagcctggtctacagagcgagatccaggatagccaaggctgcacagagaaacaagcaaacaaaatgctAGTAGCTCAGAAAGATTCGACAGCATACCCAAGTCCACTCAGCTAATGGCACACTGGCCGCTGGCTGCATCACATTGCCTGCGGGTGTCAACCATCTCTGTGAGGACTGAGGTGAGGACCACTAGACCTCCACCTAAGGAAAATGGAACTGGGGGCAGGATGTGCAAGCTGCTGGCCTGAGGGAGCACTTACCCAGCAGGAAGGAGCCTGTGGAGAGCGAGATGTGGTCCGACAGCAAGTGTTCCAGGAACAGGGGGAAGAAGTTACTGTTGAAGTGGCAGTGAAATACCTACAGGACAGAACGGTGAGAGTTCACAGGGCCACAGGCCAGCGGGAGGCCAGTGAGGGCCAGCGGGGGCCAGCGGGGGCCAGTGGGGCCAGTGGGGGCCAGCGGGAGCCAGTGGGGCCAGTGGGGCCAGTGGGGTCAGCGGGGCCAGCGGGTCAACGGGGTCAGCGGGGGCCAGCGGGGTCAGCGGGGCCAGCGGGGCCAGTGGGGGTCAGTGGGGCCAATGGGGGTCAGCGGGGGCCAGCGGGGTCAGCGGGGCCAGCGGGGGCCAGCGGGGTCAGTGGGGCCAGCGGGGCCAGTGGGGGTCAGCGGGGGCCAGCGGGGCCAGTGGGGGTCAGCGGGGCCAGCGGGGTCAACGGGGTCAGCGGGTAGGAGGGGGACGGGAGGGGGCAGCGGGAGctagcggggtggggggggagcagTGGGGTCAGTGGAGGCCAGTGGGGCTGGCGGAGGCCAGCAGGGGCCAGCGGAGGcagggggggggcggcgggggcagtgggggggaggggcagtagGGGCCAGTGGGAGCCAGCGGCGGGGCAGAGGGGCCAGCGGGGGTCAGCGGGGGCCAGCAGGGCAGCGGGGGgcagtgggggggaggggcagcaggggCCAGCGGGGGCCAGCAGCCCTGGACCTCTCCCCATGCCACCCAACATGGGACACACCAGAACAAACCTAAGAGACATTCCTTGTGGCCTACCTAATTTTACTAAAAGTTTGAAGGCACAGTAAAATAGCAACTAGAacaatttttaagttttcatgacataaaaataaagaattaatttatatatttaaaatgtatttaaacaagctgagcggtggtggcacacgcctttaattcctgcactcaggaggcagaagcaggcagatctctatgagttagttcaaggccagcctggtctacagagagagatccagggcaggcaccaaaactacacagaaaaaccctgtctcagaaaaaaaaaaaatatttaaacaacatAATTTTGGATAACTTGTATACTACCTATGTTTTAGATGGGgcatttgatgttttaaaaaagattgctacaggggctggagagatgactcagtggttaagagcactggctgctcctgagaggacccaggatcaattcccagcacccacatggaggcttatagccttcttaactccagttctgggggacctgacatcttcttctggcctctctgggtaccaggcacacacttgtgcacagaTAGATATGTagccaaaacacataaaataataatttaaaaaaaaaaaaggactgtcaCAGAGTCCCCATAAAGGGAATCTCTCAGAGCCAAGTAGGGTGTGGCTCattcttttaatctcagcatttgggaggctgaggcagatggatctctgtgagttcaaagccagcctggtctacagagtgagttccaggacagccagggctacacagagaaaccctgtcttgaaaaaaccaaaaaaagggaaaaaaaaggggggggttgctgggggatggtctttctgtatgctgtgaatatgtgttgctaccattggttaataatgaagctgctatggcctatggcaaggcagaatagagccaggcagggaatccgagcagagagacaaggagaagaaacagagtcagaggagatgctgaggGCTGCCTGGGGAGCAAGGTGTAAGGACACACACAGTTAATGCCATGAAgctacatggcaaaacatagattaatagaaatgggttgacttaagtttgtaagagctagttaatgataagcctgagccataggccaaacagtgtgtaattcatataagcctctgtgtgtttatttgggactgaatggctgtgggacaggACGGGGCAGAAATTTCCATCTatggtggtgtggggggggggtgcgggggtaCGTAGAGAACCTCCCAGTCTTCACATTATGGATGAAGACAGGACTGGCCTCGGAGAGAGGCTGAGACCTGCCTAAGATCTCATAGTgagaggcaggggtggggctcGGTGGTGGAGTCGTTACCTAACTGCACAGCTCTCAGCACTGTGGGGATGGGGGCAATGGCGCAGGGTGGTAGTGAACACAGAAGGTGCTAGAACCTAGGTCTCCTAACATCCCAGCCTTCCTACCATCAAACCTCAGGAAGGAGGGGCGAGGGAACAGCTCCCCATACCTGCACCAGGTCCATGCCCACGAACCACAGGAAGTTGTGATGGCGGGCCAGTTGCCGGAGGTACTGACCCAAGGTGatgctgcctgcttcctccccacccaccagCAGCTCCTCTTCACACGCGctgtgggcagaggggaggagacgGCAGGGGTTAGACCAGAGCGGGCCAGAGGACTGAGTGTTAAAAGTGGACTCTGACCCTAGGGAGCCGGCTAGTCACTCACCCGCCGTCCATGACCAGGGCGGAGCACCCCCTGTCCCTCCTGGTGGCCTCAATCCTCTGCCTCAACAATTGTGTGGCCCCCAGAAAGCCCAGTCCAGAGCCAGCAGCTAGTACCACACAGAAGGCACGGAAGGAGGAGAAGTCCTCCTTGTTCCAAAAGGCGTAGGAGGCGAAGACGGACAAAGACCCGGCCGCGCTGAACAGGGAGCAGTAAAAGTTGAGGTGGGTACGGTCGTGGGCTGAGAGAGCCAGGTCAGccagcaaggcatggtggtggagGTCCACGAGGGTCAGGAAGCCATCATAAAGGCACAGGCACAGcaggaactgtaagccagccggGGCCCAGGGCACCCAGAACGCCAGGAAGGACAGTGCCAGCAACGGCCCATGCCAGCTCAGGGCCCAGACCCGCGTCAGCACCACGTCCCTGGAGGAGAGCCCAGCTCCTGACCTGTCGGGGAGAAGAAGGTGTTAGGAGGTAACCTTCTGGCCTGAGCAGGCCCAATTCCCCTAGCGGGGCCCAGGAAACCGGATGGAGGAATTCACACCAAGATACACCCCAAGTCTCCAGCCCCCGACTTGAGACTTAAGAAGCACAGCCTGCAGTTACCCACCCTCTCCTCAGCCCACTGCCCGTCAGGGCTGATGACCAAAGGGCTCCGGGATAAAGATTCTCAGGGTTGGGGAGAGAAATGAGCCCAGACAGGGAAGGGTAGAGGAGCCATTAGAAACGGCAGGGTAAATATGTGGTACAGGGCCATGAGTAGCCACCCACGCCCCACTAGGGTCAACCCCTCCCCCTAGTTGAGCCATGCTCCTACCACAACTGGCgtcccttccttttcccacccCAAATCTGAGCAGCGGTCCTCCAGCTTGGGGAGCATCAGGGTGGAAAGAGGCAATGTGACACCATCCCAAAGACACACACCGGGGCTGGGAGCGGAGGAACTGGCGGTCGCTGAGCCAGCCGAAGAGGGGGTCGTTGAAGCTGTTCCAGAGGAGGAATACAGTCTGcgagaaaggagagatgggggctggagagatggctcagcggttaagggcactgactgttcttccagaggacctgggttcaattcccagcacccacatggcagtttacgaCTGCCTGTGACTCTACCTCCCGGGGATCCgacactcacagacatacatgcaagcaaaatatcaatgaacatcaaataaataaatcatgaaaagaagaagaaaggagagatgggaagCTGGACTACACAGGGCTCCCCAGCTCTAGTCTTTCCCCAAAGAAGGCGGCAGCTTCCGGCAGGCAGGCTTTTGTTTGCATAAGTTCTTCCGCCAAAACCCTCTCCTGGCTGGTCCACACTTCAAACTTAGTGACCCAGGGCGGTTTGTAAGTGTATCCtttcgggtggtggtggcggcagtggcgtaagcctttaatcccagcacttgggaggcagaggcaggcagatctctgtgagttcgaggccagcctggtctacagagcgagatccaggaaaggcgcaaagctaaacagagaaaccttgtctcaaaaaaccaaaaaacaaacaaacaaaaaaaaaagtgtatccCACCTAAGGCAGTGGCCAGGGGTGCTACTAGAATTCTCCTGAAGAGTCATTAAGACTCTGCCGGCTTTTCTGGCTGAATCTTGCTACACAACACAGCCTGCCCGCAAAGTGCCTGCCACTGGGACAGAACCCACCTCCTCCCGCCACCACTGGCTGCCGCATGCTTGGCCTACCTCTCCAATCCAGAAGGACACTTTGTTGATCTTATACACCGAGACAAAGGTGTCCACATAGTACAGCAGGAACACATTGTGCAGGATGGAGGTGAAGAGGGCCACAGAGCCATACACCACGGCTGTGGGCAGACCCAACAGCCAGGCTCGGGGCCAGGCTAGCCCCATGGCTGCTGGCCAAGCCTCAGCCCCAGGAGCACGGAGGAGGGCTCACGGACGTTGGCAGTCTGACCATTCTTGTCTCTGGGGAAGAAGAAACCAGTTAGCAACAAGGATCAGCGctaactgtctctctctcaaTCTAGCTCTCTGAGTCCTTTAgcttttaagataaaataattcaTTCCAGGCTGGGGTCTGTAGCTCAGTGGCTGCCTTCTAGTCCAGTgcctgggtttaatccctgacactgaaaaaaacaaagtttCTTAAACTCGTTTCCTTTGGGAGGGAATCTGCATGTAAAACGAAGCTGGGGAATTACCAATGAAGTGAGGCAGAAATAATCTAAACTAGAAGCCACCACTCTGGAGTTACTCCAGGAAACTGAGATGGCCTATGGGAAGAGAAGGTGGGCATCCAAGTCCTGGGCCAGCTCACATTATAGGGCTGGCTGCTCAGCACACTGTACAGCCTTCACTGTCTAGACATGCGCACATACTAAGAACTAGtcttgcctggcggtggtggagcacgcctttaatcccagcactcgggaggcagaggcaggtggatctctgtgagttcaaggccagcctggtctacagagctagtccagaacaggctccaacgctacagagaaaccctgtcttgaaaaaacaaagaaaaaacaacaacaacaaaaaaaaaagtgtttaaataacataaggcttttcatgacagtgagatgcatctgttcctggcagcaccaatctacatcaaaaaggatgatgagcatcaaagatCCTCCATAtggactttgttttctttgtggcaaaagtcagccactgggcaacaaactgcccttgcctcaattgatgtcagtatgctgtccaaattggacaagcaggacacaaaagaaagtgactgtcgaactttgccaagacaaggtggacaACCTTTCAAAATTCCTACTGCACAGAAAAGTCTGTCCAAaagtctaggcctgtaggctgaagatggataccccaacattgcagaggaaccttggtgactgtccaggcagccagctgtctctgtccttcctatagttttggaagttgtttgctctgcacttcctgtttacttgggtTATATtgtatccttctcaggtctctgatggcttatagttacagttttccttgttaccaaattccaAAAAGAAACTTATATAAGAGTTTGAGAGACCTAAACACTTAGATTGTTTATCTGAGAAAATGTTTTTGAGGTCTAAGAAGATAGTTTTgtattggtaatacaagttaggatagaaagtgaattaggtacaaaactttggactcactaagattggatagataatacagtactttctccaaatttgccaaatgcaaatggactgggcattttatttatttttttcttttttgagacagggtttctttgtgtaacagccctggctgtcctggaacttgcttctgtagaccagcctggcctcaaactcacagagatctgcctgcttctgccttccaaatgctgggattaaaggcatgcaccaccactgcccagctgtgaatgtaattcttacctgataactgTTCTTATCACATatggttttactatgttagagttaaaacctttccttttcattgagacaaaaagggggaaatgtggtataGTTTATACACTGTATAAAGGTGTACTTGCAgtgattagtgtaataaaaagctgaatagtcaAATGCTAcgcaggaggtataggtgagatttccagggagagaaagggagaggaggaggaggaatcaagGGACACCAGAGATGCTGGGAGacgtggagaggaaacaggaggtgcaagatggaagagaggtaaggCCATGTgatagaacgtagattaatataaatgggttaatttaagttttaagagctgaTTAGGAACAatcctaagctataggccaagatttcataattaataagtctctgtgtcattatttgggagctggctggtgggacagagaaagactagttacagaaaccctgtcttgaaaaacaaaatacctgata
The sequence above is drawn from the Peromyscus leucopus breed LL Stock chromosome 1, UCI_PerLeu_2.1, whole genome shotgun sequence genome and encodes:
- the Mfsd13a gene encoding transmembrane protein 180 produces the protein MGLAWPRAWLLGLPTAVVYGSVALFTSILHNVFLLYYVDTFVSVYKINKVSFWIGETVFLLWNSFNDPLFGWLSDRQFLRSQPRSGAGLSSRDVVLTRVWALSWHGPLLALSFLAFWVPWAPAGLQFLLCLCLYDGFLTLVDLHHHALLADLALSAHDRTHLNFYCSLFSAAGSLSVFASYAFWNKEDFSSFRAFCVVLAAGSGLGFLGATQLLRQRIEATRRDRGCSALVMDGGACEEELLVGGEEAGSITLGQYLRQLARHHNFLWFVGMDLVQVFHCHFNSNFFPLFLEHLLSDHISLSTGSFLLGISYVAPHLNNLYFLPLCRRWGVYAVVRGLFLLKLGLSLLMLLAGPDRPGLLCFFIASNRVFTEGTCKLLTLVVTDLVDEDLVLNHRTQAASALLFGMVALVTKPGQTFAPLLGTWLLCFYTGHDLFQQPAMTSVGSVQPWPEPPAPAPAQAPTLRQGCFYLLVLVPITCALLQLFTWSQFTLHGRRLRMVKAQRQNLAQVHTLDVKMV